A DNA window from Ostrea edulis chromosome 5, xbOstEdul1.1, whole genome shotgun sequence contains the following coding sequences:
- the LOC125650406 gene encoding galactose mutarotase-like isoform X10, producing MMRNRRNDLHTANRNFCFILAFLTVLIIVLISVVIYLAVKNQKGEEDHPPAMITSSPFGNHEGKEVLEYTLKNSKGTEIHILNYGGIIRKIVVPDKNGKMDDICLGFDGMEGYAENPPYLGALIGRYANRIAEGRFTIDGKTYQLDTNNEPNALHGGKVGFDKRVWESKIDGDVLQLTYVSADGEEKYPGEVKVTVRYQLTDDNELVIQYSATTSAKTVINLTNHAYFNLGGQVSGDIGNIFDHNVTITADKYTPVDEVSIPTGVIADVDKTPWDLRTMKNLGEMIPTVPGDVGYDHNFCFGKTGWRKYMARVEHPASGRFLEMYSTEPGVQFYTAYYLNATGKGGASYKKFDAFCLEAQHYPDSPNKPNFPTTLLAPSDTYLQTTSYKFGVM from the exons ATGATGCGTAACAGGAGAAATGACCTTCATACGGCGAATAGGAATTTTTGCTTTATTTTGGCCTTCCTCACAGTGTTGATTATAGTGCTAATTAGTGTGGTGATTTATCTGGCTGTTAAAAATCAAAAAGGTGAAG AAGACCATCCACCAGCAATGATCACAAGTTCTCCATTCGGAAATCACGAAGGAAAAGAAGTCCTAGA GTACACTTTAAAGAACAGTAAAGGCACAGAAATACATATTCTTAACTATGGAGGAATTATTAGGAAGATCGTGGTACCGGATAAAAACGGAAAGATGGACGATATTTGTCTTGGTTTTGATGGCATGGAAG GATATGCCGAAAATCCGCCCTATTTGGGGGCTTTAATTGGGCGCTATGCCAACAGGATAGCAGAAGGACGTTTTACTATTGATGGCAAAACATATCAGTTGGACACAAACAATGAACCTAACGCCCTTCATGGAGGAAAAGTTGGATTTGATAAG AGGGTATGGGAATCAAAAATTGACGGTGACGTCCTGCAGTTGACTTATGTTAGCGCCGATGGAGAGGAGAAGTACCCGGGCGAGGTCAAAGTAACCGTGAGATACCAACTGACCGATGACAATGAATTGGTCATTCAATACTCGGCTACAACATCAGCGAagacagtcatcaatctcacaAACCATGCCTACTTCAATTTAGGTGGACAG GTGTCTGGTGACATTGGGAACATTTTTGATCACAACGTGACGATAACGGCTGATAAATACACACCAGTGGATGAGGTTTCCATTCCCACAG GGGTGATTGCTGATGTAGACAAGACACCTTGGGACTTGCGCACCATGAAGAACTTGGGAGAAATGATTCCCACCGTGCCTGGAGATGTAGGATACGATCATAACTTCTGCTTTGGAAAGACCGGCTGGCGGAAATACATGGCAAG GGTGGAACATCCTGCCTCGGGTCGATTTCTAGAGATGTACAGCACGGAGCCAGGTGTACAGTTTTATACCGCATACTACTTAAACGCAACCGGAAAAGGCGGGGCCAGTTACAAGAAATTCGATGCTTTTTGTCTGGAGGCTCAACATTATCCGGACAGTCCAAATAAA CCAAATTTTCCTACAACTTTGTTAGCGCCATCTGATACTTATCTACAAACAACTTCATACAAATTTGGAGTGATGTGA
- the LOC125650406 gene encoding galactose mutarotase-like isoform X5 → MSDGWETEAFRAKIVAQIEKSRRFEFTKTSDEMEKCIFTKSQSREEYLSLVARLILHMREKYPQAGAEGESPLKKRRSGASYEDHPPAMITSSPFGNHEGKEVLEYTLKNSKGTEIHILNYGGIIRKIVVPDKNGKMDDICLGFDGMEGYAENPPYLGALIGRYANRIAEGRFTIDGKTYQLDTNNEPNALHGGKVGFDKRVWESKIDGDVLQLTYVSADGEEKYPGEVKVTVRYQLTDDNELVIQYSATTSAKTVINLTNHAYFNLGGQVSGDIGNIFDHNVTITADKYTPVDEVSIPTGVIADVDKTPWDLRTMKNLGEMIPTVPGDVGYDHNFCFGKTGWRKYMARVEHPASGRFLEMYSTEPGVQFYTAYYLNATGKGGASYKKFDAFCLEAQHYPDSPNKPNFPTTLLAPSDTYLQTTSYKFGVM, encoded by the exons ATGTCTGACGGATGGGAAACGGAAGCATTTCGGGCGAAAATAGTAGCACAGAT AGAAAAAAGTCGCAGATTTGAATTTACCAAAACATCTGATGAAATGGAGAAGTGTATTTTTACTAAATCACAATCAAGG GAAGAATATCTTTCTTTAGTTGCAAGATTGATTTTgcatatgagagaaaaatatccACAAG CAGGTGCTGAGGGGGAATCGCCATTGAAAAAAAGAAGATCTGGAGCATCATATG AAGACCATCCACCAGCAATGATCACAAGTTCTCCATTCGGAAATCACGAAGGAAAAGAAGTCCTAGA GTACACTTTAAAGAACAGTAAAGGCACAGAAATACATATTCTTAACTATGGAGGAATTATTAGGAAGATCGTGGTACCGGATAAAAACGGAAAGATGGACGATATTTGTCTTGGTTTTGATGGCATGGAAG GATATGCCGAAAATCCGCCCTATTTGGGGGCTTTAATTGGGCGCTATGCCAACAGGATAGCAGAAGGACGTTTTACTATTGATGGCAAAACATATCAGTTGGACACAAACAATGAACCTAACGCCCTTCATGGAGGAAAAGTTGGATTTGATAAG AGGGTATGGGAATCAAAAATTGACGGTGACGTCCTGCAGTTGACTTATGTTAGCGCCGATGGAGAGGAGAAGTACCCGGGCGAGGTCAAAGTAACCGTGAGATACCAACTGACCGATGACAATGAATTGGTCATTCAATACTCGGCTACAACATCAGCGAagacagtcatcaatctcacaAACCATGCCTACTTCAATTTAGGTGGACAG GTGTCTGGTGACATTGGGAACATTTTTGATCACAACGTGACGATAACGGCTGATAAATACACACCAGTGGATGAGGTTTCCATTCCCACAG GGGTGATTGCTGATGTAGACAAGACACCTTGGGACTTGCGCACCATGAAGAACTTGGGAGAAATGATTCCCACCGTGCCTGGAGATGTAGGATACGATCATAACTTCTGCTTTGGAAAGACCGGCTGGCGGAAATACATGGCAAG GGTGGAACATCCTGCCTCGGGTCGATTTCTAGAGATGTACAGCACGGAGCCAGGTGTACAGTTTTATACCGCATACTACTTAAACGCAACCGGAAAAGGCGGGGCCAGTTACAAGAAATTCGATGCTTTTTGTCTGGAGGCTCAACATTATCCGGACAGTCCAAATAAA CCAAATTTTCCTACAACTTTGTTAGCGCCATCTGATACTTATCTACAAACAACTTCATACAAATTTGGAGTGATGTGA